The proteins below come from a single Pseudanabaena sp. BC1403 genomic window:
- a CDS encoding CTP synthase — MAKYIFVTGGVVSSIGKGIVAASLGRLLKSRDYSIAILKLDPYINVDPGTMSPFQHGEVFVTEDGAETDLDLGHYERFTDTSMSKLSNVTTGAIYQGVINKERRGDYQGGTVQVIPHITNEIKERIHRVAKNGNPDVVIVEIGGTVGDIESLPFIEAIRQFRKDVGRQNVVYMHVTLMPWIASAGEMKTKPTQHSVKELQSVGIQPDILVCRSDRPLPQNIKDKVSEFCNVLPECVMTGQDVKSIYEVPLAMEREGLAEQVLRLLGMQQRQPDLRSWQTLVERLYRSEHQVEVAIVGKYVRLTDAYLSVIEALKHGAIAVNSNVNLRWINSEDIEAYGAEKFLKDVHAIVVPGGFGHRGVDGKVAAVQYARDRQIPFLGLCLGMQCAVIDWARNVGKLSDANSAEFAPDSTNPVIHLLPEQQDVVNLGGTMRLGLYACRLAPNSLVHKLYNESVIYERHRHRYEFNNAYRSQFIDAGYVISGTSPDGRLVEVIELPSHPYFIASQFHPEFQSRPSSPHPLFQGLIKAALDLQKQRLANDSEPESSAILEQLNEQQQEFASATSI, encoded by the coding sequence ATGGCTAAGTATATCTTTGTGACTGGCGGTGTTGTCTCTAGTATCGGGAAGGGCATCGTTGCCGCAAGTTTGGGACGATTACTTAAATCTAGGGATTATTCGATCGCAATTCTAAAACTCGATCCCTATATCAATGTTGACCCAGGAACGATGAGTCCGTTTCAGCATGGAGAAGTTTTTGTTACCGAAGATGGCGCAGAGACGGATCTAGACTTGGGTCATTATGAGCGCTTTACTGATACCTCGATGTCAAAGCTAAGTAATGTCACCACAGGCGCAATTTATCAAGGTGTGATCAATAAAGAACGGCGCGGCGACTATCAGGGTGGCACTGTGCAGGTGATCCCACATATTACTAATGAAATTAAAGAACGTATTCATCGCGTTGCTAAAAATGGCAATCCTGATGTTGTCATTGTTGAAATTGGCGGCACGGTAGGCGATATCGAATCACTGCCATTCATCGAAGCAATTCGTCAGTTTCGGAAGGATGTGGGACGGCAAAATGTTGTCTATATGCATGTCACCCTCATGCCTTGGATTGCCTCCGCAGGGGAGATGAAAACCAAGCCTACACAGCACTCAGTTAAGGAATTACAATCCGTGGGGATTCAGCCTGACATTCTAGTTTGTCGTAGCGATCGCCCTTTACCCCAAAATATTAAGGACAAAGTCTCAGAATTTTGCAACGTGCTGCCCGAATGCGTAATGACAGGACAGGATGTAAAAAGCATCTATGAAGTGCCATTAGCGATGGAGCGTGAAGGACTTGCTGAGCAAGTACTGCGCCTGCTAGGTATGCAACAACGTCAGCCCGATCTTCGTAGTTGGCAAACCCTTGTCGAGCGTCTCTATCGCTCAGAGCATCAAGTAGAAGTTGCGATCGTTGGTAAATATGTAAGACTGACCGATGCCTATCTCTCGGTGATCGAAGCCCTAAAACATGGCGCGATCGCCGTTAATAGCAATGTAAATTTGCGCTGGATTAACTCTGAAGACATTGAAGCATATGGCGCAGAAAAATTCCTAAAGGATGTCCATGCGATCGTTGTCCCTGGTGGATTTGGTCATCGTGGTGTCGATGGTAAAGTTGCTGCTGTACAATATGCCCGCGATCGCCAAATCCCATTTTTAGGTTTATGTTTAGGAATGCAATGCGCAGTCATAGACTGGGCTAGAAATGTTGGCAAACTCAGCGATGCAAATAGCGCCGAGTTTGCTCCAGATTCCACAAATCCTGTGATTCACCTATTACCTGAACAGCAAGATGTGGTTAATCTTGGTGGCACGATGCGTTTAGGGCTATATGCTTGCCGTCTTGCTCCAAATAGCTTAGTTCATAAGCTTTATAATGAGTCAGTGATTTACGAGCGCCATCGCCATCGCTATGAGTTTAATAATGCCTACCGATCGCAATTTATTGACGCTGGCTATGTGATTAGCGGTACTTCTCCCGATGGGCGACTAGTTGAAGTGATCGAACTTCCAAGCCATCCTTATTTTATCGCCTCTCAATTCCATCCTGAGTTCCAATCTCGCCCTAGTAGTCCTCATCCGCTTTTCCAAGGTTTAATTAAGGCAGCCTTAGATTTACAAAAACAGCGTCTTGCTAATGACTCTGAGCCAGAGAGTTCAGCAATCCTTGAGCAACTTAATGAGCAACAACAAGAGTTCGCTTCGGCAACATCTATTTAA
- a CDS encoding pentapeptide repeat-containing protein, translating to MDAALTSQDILRRYAKGDRDFSGLNLNGIKLSGANLSRTDWLDVNLSKAYLNSTVLTFACLTRANMRGALMVGANLCGANLNQASMSNVNLSNAELHGASLQGATLFGANLSLANLMDANLIDADMRTVNLSGANLVGACLKGANLRQERAIGDQHEIDAGKKKRSVASLTGANLSGADLRGANLSGADLHKADLRGANLQEATLSGANLSEAKLNNANMQGVFLSEANLSCATLSGSILNNAKLERAILIDADFNGVSLRSAIMADVKASRVQMQCTDLTDVKLTRADLSRANLSGAIMIRANLIEAYLARTNLANADLTDAILNRAELSSANLVGAILKGATLPDGKVHK from the coding sequence ATGGATGCAGCTCTTACTTCTCAAGATATTTTGCGCCGCTATGCAAAAGGCGATCGCGACTTTAGTGGGCTTAATCTCAATGGCATCAAACTCAGTGGCGCAAACCTCAGTCGCACTGATTGGCTAGATGTTAACCTCTCCAAAGCTTACCTAAATAGTACAGTCTTGACTTTTGCTTGTTTGACAAGGGCAAATATGCGCGGAGCCTTAATGGTTGGCGCTAATCTTTGTGGCGCAAATCTCAACCAAGCCAGCATGAGTAATGTAAATCTATCCAATGCTGAATTGCATGGAGCAAGTCTGCAAGGAGCCACGCTCTTTGGAGCAAATCTCAGTCTTGCTAATTTGATGGATGCTAACTTAATTGACGCAGATATGCGAACGGTTAACTTGAGTGGTGCGAACCTTGTCGGAGCATGCTTGAAAGGCGCAAATCTCAGACAAGAAAGAGCGATCGGCGATCAACATGAAATTGACGCTGGCAAAAAGAAGCGCAGCGTAGCTAGTCTAACTGGCGCAAATTTATCTGGTGCTGACCTGCGTGGTGCAAATTTATCTGGTGCAGATCTACATAAAGCCGACCTGCGCGGTGCAAATTTACAAGAAGCAACTCTCAGTGGGGCAAACCTTAGTGAAGCAAAGTTAAATAATGCCAATATGCAAGGTGTATTTCTCTCTGAAGCTAATCTTAGTTGTGCAACGCTCTCAGGCTCAATTTTAAATAATGCCAAACTGGAAAGAGCAATTTTAATTGATGCAGATTTTAATGGGGTCTCACTACGAAGCGCGATTATGGCAGATGTTAAGGCGAGTCGCGTGCAAATGCAATGTACAGATCTCACAGATGTCAAGTTGACTCGTGCCGATCTGAGCCGAGCTAATCTCAGTGGTGCAATTATGATCCGAGCTAACCTCATCGAAGCCTATCTTGCCAGAACAAACCTTGCCAATGCTGATTTGACTGATGCAATACTCAACCGTGCTGAGTTAAGCAGTGCCAATCTTGTCGGTGCAATTCTCAAAGGGGCAACGCTACCCGATGGAAAAGTCCATAAATAG